A stretch of Gorilla gorilla gorilla isolate KB3781 chromosome 9, NHGRI_mGorGor1-v2.1_pri, whole genome shotgun sequence DNA encodes these proteins:
- the LOC101137166 gene encoding putative uncharacterized protein SHANK2-AS3, with the protein MPAPRTQPDLILAHPVLALSGRAPSILCSVPWDACELLATAMRWKTRIPWGVFLISRTRPPAPMQILILTLDPSEGEVCCKKRKPGQTGRNRLRMMTATCKPGGEASGETSPGTP; encoded by the exons ATGCCGGCTCCCCGAACACAGCCCGACCTCATCCTGGCTCATCCAGTGCTAGCTCTGTCTGGACGAGCCCCAAGCATCCTCTGCTCGGTGCCCTGGGATGCCTGTGAACTCCTGGCCACGGCTATGCGGTGGAAGACACGGATTCCGTGGGGGGTTTTCCTTATCTCTAGGACTCGCCCACCTGCTCCCATGCAAATCCTCATTTTAACTCTGGATCCCAGTGAAG GAGAGGTGTGTTGTAAGAAGAGGAAACCTGGACAGACAGGAAGAAACCGACTGAGGATGATGACAGCCACCTGCAAGCCAggaggagaggcctcaggagaaaccagcccCGGGACACCCTAA